The segment TCCCTTAAGCTACCTGAAAGTGAGAAGGCAGAAAATGTACAGGCTACCATCCCACATCATTAAAATATAGTTAGATGAATTTTTATAAGTACTGAAACtgataattttataatgaaaatttgtaTAATGATAAGCTAGTCAATAATCCTATGATAAATATGAAACTCTGTCTGGGACATGTACATGCTTGCTCGAGACTTGCAATTAAAACAAAGAGCCTAACACAACTTGCTCTAAGTGAATGATTCGTTTAACATTAACTTGCTCAAAGTGAATGGTTCATTTAACAATTAACAAatggaaaaattacattttctgcaCCACTCTGTGTTCTTTGCAACAATTCAATGACTCCAACTACTTTGCCTCATGTCCTCTATTTTTCATCAGATGTCTTAACTGTTTTTCTATCTGGCTTTCAAACTTCAGTTCTCAAGGCTCTAATTTTGGTACTTCATTTAACAACAAACCCCTAAGGAAAAGAAATCTACCTCAATGGACTTCTCAATTAACTTTGCATAAAACCAAATTTGCATTCCCTTATAAAACACTGCACatgaaggaaatatttttaaaaaatgaatataaacttACCTAATATCAGTagtataatgataatagcaataataaaaatgaagaccTTTACACGGGTATTCTGCCACCACACGTTGCGTCTTAGACGTGTTGCTGATGTAAGAAACTGGTCTGAGGTTGTGGCTAAGTTTTCTGATCTATCTTGCAAGGTATCAAGCTGATCCCCCCTCTCTAGCAACCTTCCAACATTGTCTCTCATCACATCAGTTACTTCAGCAATTTGCACACGCACACTGTGGAGAAAGAACTGTATTAGCTACATCTCTTCTCTTCACTCTGCTTTTGTCTTGGTTGTAGTCATAAGTGGACATCCCAATTAGAAGCTAAATCAGGAAATTAAAGGCTTTTCTGTTCTGTTGCATACTAATGTGAGCACATTTTGATAAGAatgatatgacatttttataataaaataggaTTTTATGTAGacttacttaccaagtaattacatagctatagtttctaaaccaTTGGTAGTTAGAATTTTGAAATTCAAGGTAGTGCTACATGTATTGGCTAGGTGATACCACCCTGCCCACTACCgggggagagagaggaaccaaCTAAGCACGAAAAACAGTTGTTTATGCCCTGTtatccatgagaggggaggagggagggcacTGATCATGTAACTAGTACTTGGTAAGTACGTATacataaaatctcattttattagaaaaatgtcatttttatgtatgcaacttaccaagtataGTTACATAGCTGAGTCCCACATGTAAGAAGTGGGATTCATGGAGATATACATACTTTACACATCCAAATCAATGAAAGAATGCACATGGTGCTAGCATTAACAAaaatgcttgttggttccttacctgttaagagagctgtaCAGATGATTTTTGCCTCTAGAATACACCCATCTCaatgtggttatcatttttttcccactTAGTACTGCAActcaccactgagttgattattctgcattacattacatatcagTATCGTTATTAATTTGATCAATATCACTAATAGTACATATTGGttaagctttgacgaatttcaaaacatACCTTCTCCCTCCAACAGCTAGACTGACACTGCTCGAGAGGGCATGTGCTCCTGTCACCTTTACGGGCTGGCTACCACGTCATCACCCTGCTAGCAAAATTAGAACTGCTGAGCACAGCAGTTCCTCATattgtttcaattcattttttgtttttgtttttatacaaacaagagaatgataataattttttaaggattattgataatctatacttaatttctcatattcatgtacatgcatatattcatcattttgtgcatatatatgaaatatagggGGGGGGTGCTGCATTTCACAGTGTCTACTGACAAACTGCCACTGGTCACCATCTTGTTTAGAATATTTACACCGTAAGGCATCTTGCTGAGGGATTTCAAGCGGGTTTAAAGTCTGCAAAGATTACAACTTAATATGTGTTCGATCTTTATTAAGGTCGTTAAGGTTGGAGCACACCATGGAACAGAGGATTTCTTGGGGTGCGGCTTAGTTTTAGGAATGCTTTTGTCACCgcatttattatataatctatgaaaaattcacatgtagtattgggATCTTGAGTTTGCGGAAATGGTGGTATCTTACAGGTGGTGATattatcgcattatttacataatttaggACGAtggggaaatgatcactggtgtacgaGTTATCCAGAATATTCCACTTGAATCTCTCGGCTAAATCAACTGAACATAATGAGATGTCAACTGAGGAAAAAGTTGAGTGAGTATTAGAGAAGCATGTTGGAACATCACTTTCATTTAGACAACAAAAGTCATGCTCCACAACAAACCTCTCTATGTTGGCCCCTGATATGTCAGTAGAGTGGCTGGTATCCCAAAGGGGACTGActatgagcattaaaatctcctactataagtaagGGGTCAGGTAAACAGTTAATTATTGTCATAACCCATAGGAAAGTCCCtatgtacgaaaaatccaggttacaaaggcaaagacgaagattcttttgcttctgtgtacgaaaataattcaggttgcgaaagggtgtatgtACAGTAAAAACCGAGATTTGCCTGGgccgccaagaacaattttaaaactggcacgtcaccaactcagtagacttgccaccatcctcccgctctcccattggttcatGAGGCTAGTCACTgtcgtaagatcctgctctcctattggtcagcatctctcccatcatgcccCTATGTAAAGGCTTACCTTGACCATTTCgttgcggcagcgttatcgtaaacacctggaattcgtttgttcacatagatttcgtttgttaacgtaaattcgtgttagtgattttgctttcgttgtactgtaagttactttatcgtgttgtgtgtggactcaattacttacgttattagccatgggtcccaagaataaTGCTGAAGTTCGGGGAatgaagaggatgctttctatggagatgaagatgtagataatcaagaagtgtaaatgttttctgccatttgttaatgtgtttcgtaaagtttagtgttaatgttttctgtcattttttaatgtgtttcggaaagttaagtgttcatgttttctgccatttgtcatcCTCCTCAGTCGCCACTTTCAGATAtcacctcacttgaaaggtaaggttccacattttactacatactacgtacatgtacgtacagtatttcttgtaccctgtacactaatacactttatttacaggtacggtcatggttatgttaggtattaaatggtccaaattgttgtatttcattgtttattggtcaatttagctttattataaaattttatgtttttgtagatacgaaaaaatcaggttatgaaggccgcttcggaacggattaatttcgtaacctgaggcactactgtactaatgtttaggattactttcaAATTATATTAGTATAATCTCTAAGATTAGTAcagtaatataattatttaaggtAAATTTCATGTAGGATGTTATGTAAGGTACacacatttggtgtttctatttcttccttcttttatctctctctctctctctctctcagcaaaagaattgatagacaaacagataattgttcagtcctctctctttctctctactctgGAAAAGATATTTGTATTAATGGGAGGGGAAAAAGTGTTGCCTacagaagttcatttcaatcttttgatatcataaggagttatattctctctctctctctctctctcttctctctctctctctctatctctcgtctctctctctctctctctctctctctctctctctctctctgttaattgctgtttatatatttctaatggtaaaatgtttaagatgactttgaaatgatattaataataccaattcaatggtatatttgatataggatgatactttaagtatacatttggtatttgaactttcagtGGGCAGATATAGGCATTTTTAGAGGGCAGCTCTAACTATTCGCGGCTTGAAGCTATTCGCGGGGGTGTCTGATacccatcccctgcgaatacggggagaACACTGTAGACTCTTTACCCCCACTGAAAATCCAAAAGCATATCATTAGAGAATTCTGGGAAATTTTTTAGAACATGATCTTGAATGTCACAAAACCCCAAGAGAAAACATTGCCTAACTAAAGACCTGTACCCTTGTGAAAGGCCTAAAACGTTTTAATTATACTACACCAAATTAAACTGTTGAACGTTCGAGGACAACGGCTCTGACATAATTCCCAGAGGGTAGGGAACCTTTGAGGAAGAAGGGGCATCCAAAGATTCCCCCGCCGATTGAAATGAGTCCAAACTCCCGAAAGGAGGAAGGGAAGATTTCATTCTTGGCCCAGAATTGGCCAGAAATAAACAACCTCAGGATTCAACGGTGAACCTACCTTACCATGACTACCTACGAGATCTGAAGGAAACTGTCCTTGGAACCGTACCTACCCTAACTGATCCCTAACTTTAGCTGTCTCTGTCGATCCTACTTCTGATATCACACTCAGACTCACTTTTTCAAGGGAATTGGGGAATTCTGCTGCAGACAATGCCCGCTCCGTGCCAGGGGGACGGTAGTTCTTACCCTTTCGGTTTTTGGAACTCCAAGACCCCCAGCACCTGTCAAGGCTGGTTCTGggacaggcaggggagctggaaaagaatgGTTAGTAGAGGCGTCAACAAGAGCTTTATCCAAGAACGGTGTAAAGTGATTGACGTTTGTAGTCACTGTCGGCCGGTCTCCAGCaagcagtgttgccaaccgtGGACAGATGACTCAGCAAACATTGTTTACCTGCAGCGCTGGTAACGCTGGAAGTTAAAAATTTTACTCAAATGTGGGTAATTTTGTAGGATTTTGTTCGGGCTGGtcaggtgaccagggctaattcaggtgttcaggtggtgtattgcaatatgaattttttGACTGCCGTGGTAGGAAGCtttcagctatatgtaactataCTTCGTAGGTtacatttgtaaaaataacaggttttgagtgaaCACAGGGCTAACTCTTATGAGTATTAATATTGTGTACAAGGTTAAAAATGGCTAGGAGAGACTTTCaaatactgctccgtatccctcttcagtcctactgatggttaaacaatggagggagtgttttgacactactgtggcttttaattgtcaatgttGTGTGCCATATGGTTTGAATGAATTTAGTGGGAAAAATGTTCATATCACTTCAATGGGTGGTCATACATGACTTATGGCAACTGAAGTAGTTCAGTAAGTGAGAGAAGTATGTAGATCAGTTATGCTGTGAGATTTCATGAGGGGGATGTACTGCCTCTCTGTAGCTCCaggatgtttatttattcatttgctcataaatatacacagggattgctgttggttttagttcttatcttttatgatagcagttcagttataattgtaattttgcaaagtacattgcaaagatatttaagaaaaaaaaaaacatgtatgtatatagtacatcaCAAAAAGGCACTGCATCTCCCAACCTCaatattttataactattttacaataaatatactcagaatttattaatgattttagttcttatctgattatgatattgtgtgaactgtaatcatgattctaaaataatttttagaaaaaacatgtacataTCACTtcgtaaaaatgttattgttagtatacataaggttttgtacatacttacctggcagatatatacttagctatacgtctctgacgtcacgacagaattcaaaactcgcggcacacgcgacaggtaggtcaggtgatctaccttacccgccgctgggtggcggatgtaagaaccaatctcctttccagccagaatttttccttccacggtctcctgaggggaggctgggcgggccatcaatcgtatatatctgccaggtaagtatgtacaaaaccttattgtatactaacaataacatttttgtacatgaacaacctgtcagatatatacttagctgattgacacccttggtggaggggaAAGaggacagcaatataaatatggaaaaaaggggaaaacaacactattgtaggatgtaaaaacaaccttggttcttacctgttaaggcagaagacttcgtagttactgtctatgagtctgcgttgccttaagagcttcagcgagggcgtgacctacagctgacagactctttgggtctatcaaagggatttggttgtccgcttacttgatagaatccgagcaggatctgtcaacggggatttcgcccacttatatgacagaacctaaccactatcattgcaaggagctcaaacatacaccgatcacctaaccaatctaatcattgttagcactacgaaatgaaaaaacatgcctacccgcatgttctttcaaacaaccaaaaacttacaacctaacaaggggaaaaaataatatatactactctaaggatatgtctcagctccctgccccagcaccgaatccgccgatacgtacgggcctaacccgaagcacttttcatacgtaattttgacgtctctcagatagtggttttgcaagactgagttgcaacgccagaatgttgccttcataatattactcagggatatgtttttgttaaaagtcaatgacgtggcaatagctcttacctcatgagctttgaccttaagaactttgtattgactttcctcacatatcgcatgcgcttctttcaccaggcttctgataaagaagaaagcgcattcttcgaaagtgtcctccttggatctcttacagagcaccaaaggttgacatcattgcccttaagttttttctttctctgtagatagaatttcaaacttcttactgggcaaagagacctctctgcttcctcgcctactaatgcagacaatccttgtacttcaaagctcctaggccaaggatttgagggttctcgttcttggctaagaacgaaggaaggaatgaacagatagctgcatctcctctgaatcccacatttccttctagtgcatggagttcactaaccctttttgcggaagccaatgccatgaggaaattgtcttcttcgtgaggtctctaaaaaaCGATGttcagactgaggcggttcgaacttattatTTGGGACCTCAGGtaaacgtagcactacatccagattccaactcggaaccccatGGAGAAACCggttcttggatgtttcaaacgatcttattagatcatgaaggtccttatcttctgaaatgttttaagtttctgtgcctaaacactgcagatagcatgctacgatagcctttaatggtgataccgccaatccactttctccctaaggaaaagtaagaagtctgctatttgtgtcacagaggtactggaagaggaaaagtgatggttcctacaccatcgccgaaagacgtccacTTCGATTGGTtaggtagactctaagggtagaaggccttcttgctgctgcgatagccgttgcaactcttgccgaaaagcctcttcgttctgaccaaacttttgacagtctgaagccagtcagatctagagcggggaggtttttgtgatacctctcgaagtggggttgtctgagcagatcgatcctctgtggtaatgttctcggaagatctactaacattccagtacctctgtgaaccatacttgctgcgggccagaacggggctacccagcgtcatccttgctgcctccgattctgcaaatttctttagagtctctcccagtatcttgaatggaggaaaagcatacgtgtctagacccttccaatctagtaggaacgaGTCTATTgaactgccctcgggtccgatatcggagagcagtagttggctatcctcatattcttggctgtggcgaagaggtctatatgaggtttgccccaaagcttccacaggtcctggcaaacatcttcgtgcagagtccactctgccggcaggacttgatctttcctgcttaggaggtctgctctgacgttcttttctccctgtacgaacctggtaaggagacaaatcttccttttttctgcccaaagcagaagttcttttgctgtctcgtacagggagaaagagtgagtccccttgcttcctgatgtaagccagggccgtggtgttgtccgagttgatctgaactgttgaagctaggacgtggggctcgaaagctttcaaagctagccaaaccgccatcagctccttcttgttgatgtgccaggtcacctgttccttgttccaggtgcctgacacttccctctttgagccgagcgtcgctccccaacctgtttccgaggcgtcggaatacaacacttggttggggttcggaatgtgaagggacatcccttctgcaaacttgagagggttggcccaccaagagaggtccttcttgatttcctttgaaatctcgaaggagaactctaggttttgtgaacgacacctccagtttcgatggagaaagaactggagaggtctgaggtgcaaccttcctagagaaaggaattgctccacgaggagagtgtccccaacaaactcatccactccctcgctgtgcatacttctttctctaggaaggctttgactttctctgaccctcgggctatccgttctggagacggaaaagcccgaaaatccagagaagccatccgaatccccagatagatacgatcttgactggggatcaaactgagacttttgaaagttcccaccaaaagtcccagagaacttgccatgaaaagggtcttttgtaggtcctccaaacatctttcctgagacttggctctgatcagccagtcgtccaagtaaagggacactctgactccctccaaatgtagccatcttgctacatttttcattaggcctgtaaagacctgaggggctgttgaaaggccgaagcacaaggccctgaactggaatatccttcctcccatcatgaacctgaggtatttccttgacgaaggatggataggcacatggaagtaagcgtcctgaagatctagggacaccatccagtcccctggccgaagggccgccaacactgaggatgtcgtctccatggcgaacttcctcttttctacaaagaaattcagggcgcttacatccagaaccggtctccatcctcctgaggcttttggaactagaaaaaggcggttgtaaaagcccgctgagcaagggtcgctcactagctctatagcctctttctcgaacatttgttccactgcttgtgttaaagcaaggctcatgatgggatccctgtacctggccaccaactccctcggagtcgttgtcaacggtggtctttccgtaaaaggaatcagatatcctttccttattatagagagggaccagtttgtccgctcctctctttgtccaggcttccgagaatcttagaagtctggcacctactggtgtttggaggactacttccctacttcttagctctgacagagcgtgagaaggatctacctctcttgaaagttctattacctctcgaggtagaggctctagaaggggggccccctcgaaagggctcctgtctagctggagtctccttcttagtcttcgtctggaaggaggtcttaggcttccgtgccgactgtgcgagcatgtcctgagtcgccttcgcagagatagatcctgagatgtcctggattatcttctttggaaaaagcagaggcgagagctgcgaatacaggagagaggctctttgggcatgcgaaacagacttcgtcagaaaagagcagaagactgatctcttcttaaggatccctgctccaaagagggaggctatttcgctcgatccatctctaactgcttttgtcaatgcacgttagaacactgtttagatcttctggcgaaatagcatccgggttctgagtcttccttagccaagacccccacccccaaagaccagtcaaggaagttgaagacttccaagctctaaacattcccttcagcaggtggtcaagctcgttcatagcccaggtcgtTTTAGCCGACAAAAGAGCCGCGCGTCGCTGCGCAtcaccagagaagagaagtccgcatccgccgatgaaggaagaccagacctaagggttctccagactcgtaccaaaatccgagtctgcccgtaagcttggaggAGGGAAAGAAACacagttttccctttctcttccttagaaagcagccaatcaccaacacctctcaaagccttcttcattgagatggttggcttcacctcacacaagaggaaactttcgtcttcttcgaagtcgagaataaagagagaggagacggaggagcgagcgggagtaagggagtctccaaactcttgaagaagtagatctgtaaggatcttgtaggacgaaactgacgagtccttcaccaaatcctcttctgaaggttcaacttcatccactgaagaaccctccgcttctttacgagtgcagttagccttctctaaagaaatgcgcctgtccagagagtgtctagtagtagactggcgcctatcaggggaagccaaagtttctggagagctcctctcgaatgagtccttcctactctgatgagtgcttgctctttgctccttaatcctactcctagaattccgggcttccaaggggagcgcctgctaggagaggagagcctactatgctcaaggcgcttctcaggctccatgcgcctgttcaaagagagcggctgccaggcgagctgcgcctaccatgaaggcgaacgcctactaggctcttggcgcctacttacaggagagcggaAGGTCTGGAGAAGGCGctactaggagaccggcgtctaccatgctccacaaacttcgcaCCCGACTTTGTGTGTCTctttcaaaaggtagtctcccagaagagacatatctttcaggctctacgcgCCTGTCCTGAATCGAGCGCTAAAAGTAGAGTCGCGCTTATCAGAgagcctatcaggagaaaagcgcctatctccgcaccacgcttgggagcgggtgagagcgtctacttggggagtagcgcctactaggctcaaggcgcctaacataaggcgagatcctgtctctagacgaatccatcaaagagtaggctctcttatccggggaatgaaggatcttcgtaaaagagcgcgaggacgaggctgtacgcctgtctttagacgaacgcctactagtcgctagatcccttcctactggagagatgtagtcaccaggagaaagcttcttgggcgattgatgcctggaagacgacaagcgcctgctgaggaagagcgcctccttccatccgctgataaaggagagagaaccgactctgactgagacggtaagaca is part of the Macrobrachium nipponense isolate FS-2020 chromosome 15, ASM1510439v2, whole genome shotgun sequence genome and harbors:
- the LOC135195087 gene encoding vesicle-associated membrane protein 4-like isoform X1; protein product: MPPKRNLTAEDVDSADKDEVERLINNDEGDDEEDFFLKGPSSKKTVRFATDKMKDVRVQIAEVTDVMRDNVGRLLERGDQLDTLQDRSENLATTSDQFLTSATRLRRNVWWQNTRVKVFIFIIAIIIILLILVPVILKLKS
- the LOC135195087 gene encoding vesicle-associated membrane protein 4-like isoform X2; the encoded protein is MEERLINNDEGDDEEDFFLKGPSSKKTVRFATDKMKDVRVQIAEVTDVMRDNVGRLLERGDQLDTLQDRSENLATTSDQFLTSATRLRRNVWWQNTRVKVFIFIIAIIIILLILVPVILKLKS